A stretch of Stigmatopora argus isolate UIUO_Sarg chromosome 22, RoL_Sarg_1.0, whole genome shotgun sequence DNA encodes these proteins:
- the LOC144067951 gene encoding uncharacterized protein LOC144067951, translated as MEQLLEEVVGTLNNLTENNLMEICDFLNILRSVKRKSRLSLVAHIVKYLEREELEEVEDKGMSELLKLKEKISDMKHEVKRDDNGKQGSRLEETPITLPQLPDAADPQGGVSPQPQPSSYWRKDFKIAGQIGEPGQRDKLTFSSLVHQIENGLNRGYLDVEIIDAVIRAISPSLQLRNYLEEKPNLTLPTLKRILRAHIQERSATDLYVQLASEVQHIKETPQSFLMRVLVLRQKVLFASRESESGIQYNPSLVQRMCLHTILTGLQSDSVRVDMQPLLLNCKTSDELLLERLNVACANETERRNKKKFSTPQAATHVSKVQSEELRPTNCPGEEKPKVSREVRAELTELKASVASLKDLSAEIAQIRETLQQAMFQPQSYLPSSFRRPCV; from the exons atggaacagttactcgaagaggtggtaggaacattgaacaacctgacggaaaataacctaatggaaatatgtgattttcttaacatattaagaagtgttaaacggaaatcgcgtctatcattagtggctcacattgtgaagtacctagaaagagaagaactagaggaagtagaggataaaggcatgtctgaattgttgaaactgaaagagaaaatatcagatatgaagcatgaagtcaaaagagaTGATAACGGAAAGCAAGggtcaagattggaagagactccaataactttgccccagctaccagatgctgcagaccctcaagggggtgtgtctccccagccccagccaagctcatactggcgcaaggacttcaaaattgccggccaaataggtgaaccaggccagagggacaagctgacattctccagccttgttcatcaaattgaaaatggactgaataggggttacctagatgtggaaattattgatgcagttatcagagctatctcccccagtttgcagctacgtaattatttggaagagaaacctaacctcactcttcccacactcaaacgcatcctacgcgctcatattcaggaaaggagtgctaccgacctctatgtgcagttagcttcagaagtgcagcatatcaaagagactcctcaaagtttcttaatgcgagtcttagttcttaggcagaaggtactgtttgcatctcgagaatcagaatcaggaatccagtacaacccaagtttagtccagcgtatgtgcttgcacacgatactcactggtctccagagtgacagtgttagagtagatatgcagcctctcttgctgaactgtaagacttcagatgagcttttgctagagcggttaaatgtagcctgtgctaatgaaacagaaaggagaaataaaaagaagtttagtaccccacaggcagcgacacatgttagcaaggtgcagtcagaagaactacgacctaccaattgccctggagaagaaaaaccaaaagtgtcccgtgaggtacgagcggagttgactgaacttaaggcaagtgttgcttctcttaaagatctcagtgcagagatagctcagatcagagagacactacagcaggctatgtttcagcctcagtcctacctcccatcTTCATTTAGAAGACCA tgtgtttag